Proteins from a genomic interval of Amycolatopsis sp. cg13:
- a CDS encoding FadR/GntR family transcriptional regulator, with the protein MAFSTQRARVADELFRGIRHGRYPGGSKLPSERRLALEFEVSRPVVREALGMLSSLGLVEIQVGRGAFVTEKDVAAQSQEVQRSLTDIDLVREVLEVGALQLARRRGVSSEGQATVREALERLEKTVEAGQELSESDHALHRALVQASGSESLIRLWDEHTAEIDQIVQIDPKGHVMDRDDLERHRLLAGGMLGGDVDAAVEVCQFLHEAYRDFLRRLLG; encoded by the coding sequence GTGGCCTTCAGCACGCAGCGCGCGCGGGTGGCGGACGAGCTTTTCCGGGGCATCCGGCACGGCAGGTACCCGGGCGGGAGCAAGCTGCCGTCGGAGCGGAGGCTGGCGCTGGAATTCGAAGTCTCGCGGCCGGTGGTGCGGGAAGCGCTGGGGATGCTGAGCTCGCTGGGACTGGTCGAGATCCAGGTGGGCCGGGGCGCGTTCGTGACCGAGAAGGACGTGGCCGCGCAGTCGCAGGAGGTGCAGCGTTCGCTGACCGACATCGACCTGGTGCGGGAAGTCCTGGAAGTCGGAGCCCTCCAGCTGGCCCGTCGGCGCGGGGTCTCCTCCGAGGGCCAGGCAACGGTGCGCGAGGCGCTGGAACGGCTGGAGAAGACCGTGGAGGCGGGGCAGGAACTCAGCGAATCAGACCATGCGCTGCACCGGGCTTTGGTGCAGGCTTCCGGGTCTGAATCGCTGATCCGGCTGTGGGACGAGCACACCGCGGAGATCGACCAGATCGTGCAGATCGATCCCAAGGGACATGTGATGGATCGGGACGATCTGGAGCGGCATCGCTTGCTGGCGGGCGGAATGCTGGGCGGGGACGTCGACGCGGCGGTGGAGGTGTGCCAGTTTTTGCATGAGGCGTACCGGGATTTCCTTCGCCGACTGCTGGGCTGA
- a CDS encoding ABC transporter substrate-binding protein, whose product MDDNLPRAGISRRDALRLAGSGAALLGTTSLLSACGGSSGSQDFSLQLGWVPDAEYSGFFMAAENGHFAKNGLTPKILPGGPTTSPEPIVLTGKALLAVEPVPENVANAAQRGNDLKIVGAQFQRSPECWVSLAKAPVKTPGDIVGKKLGITLSGKNTALAFLRKNGVDPAKVTLVPISFDPAPLVAGEIDALWGIATNQPVTLGEKGAQTHTMLLADYGFNRMQDVLVTTGAALKDPDKAALLKKVVAASQQGWQDALGNPAAAAQTTVTKYGKSLGLTATSQVKTLEAMKPFMQPTAGGPVLTMSDALIKDTVNALQNIVGVKTSPSLFTNELF is encoded by the coding sequence GTGGACGACAACCTCCCCCGCGCCGGGATCAGCCGGCGCGACGCGCTCAGACTGGCCGGGAGCGGCGCGGCCCTCCTCGGCACGACCTCGCTGCTGAGCGCCTGCGGCGGCAGCTCAGGCAGCCAGGACTTCAGCCTTCAGCTCGGCTGGGTCCCGGACGCCGAGTACTCCGGCTTCTTCATGGCCGCCGAGAACGGGCACTTCGCGAAGAACGGCCTGACCCCGAAGATCCTCCCCGGCGGCCCGACGACCAGCCCGGAACCGATCGTCCTCACCGGCAAGGCGCTGCTCGCGGTCGAACCGGTCCCGGAGAACGTCGCGAACGCCGCGCAGCGCGGCAACGACCTCAAGATCGTCGGCGCGCAGTTCCAGCGCAGCCCCGAATGCTGGGTCTCGCTGGCCAAAGCACCGGTCAAGACGCCGGGCGACATCGTCGGCAAGAAGCTCGGCATCACGCTGTCCGGCAAGAACACCGCGCTGGCGTTCCTCCGGAAGAACGGCGTCGACCCGGCGAAAGTCACGCTCGTGCCGATCAGTTTCGACCCCGCTCCCCTGGTCGCCGGCGAGATCGACGCACTGTGGGGCATCGCGACCAATCAGCCGGTGACGCTCGGCGAAAAGGGCGCCCAGACGCACACCATGCTGCTGGCGGACTACGGCTTCAACCGGATGCAGGACGTCCTGGTGACCACCGGTGCCGCGCTGAAGGATCCGGACAAGGCGGCGTTGCTGAAGAAAGTCGTCGCGGCGAGCCAACAGGGATGGCAGGACGCGCTGGGCAATCCGGCCGCTGCCGCGCAGACGACCGTGACGAAGTACGGCAAATCCCTTGGCCTGACGGCGACTTCGCAGGTCAAGACGCTCGAAGCGATGAAGCCGTTTATGCAGCCGACAGCGGGCGGCCCGGTGCTCACCATGTCCGACGCGCTGATCAAGGACACCGTCAACGCGCTGCAGAACATCGTCGGTGTCAAAACTTCGCCCTCCTTGTTCACCAATGAACTCTTCTGA
- a CDS encoding ABC transporter ATP-binding protein: MNSSDAMAAQGGLDLSCVTKTFHDGKQQVEAVREFSLTAPKGAFAGIIGPSGCGKSTVLRMLADLDTPTSGTISVNGTAPRELRSQHGIGVAFQDAGLLPWRSVEANITLPLQVARRTPDPRDVAELIDLVGLSGFEKSRPSRLSGGMRQRAALARALINHPNLLLLDEPFGALDDLTRQRLNFELQRMWLDRGTTTVLVTHSISEAVLLCDTVVVMSPRPGTISKVVTIDLPRPRTAATLREPKFHELCDELSAVLFENPAGS; encoded by the coding sequence ATGAACTCTTCTGACGCCATGGCCGCCCAAGGCGGTCTCGACCTGTCCTGCGTGACGAAGACCTTCCACGACGGCAAGCAGCAGGTCGAAGCCGTCCGCGAGTTCTCACTGACCGCGCCGAAGGGAGCGTTCGCCGGGATCATCGGCCCGTCCGGCTGCGGCAAATCCACCGTGCTGCGCATGCTGGCCGACCTCGACACTCCGACGTCCGGCACGATCTCCGTCAACGGCACCGCTCCGCGAGAACTCCGTTCGCAGCACGGGATCGGCGTCGCCTTCCAGGACGCGGGCCTGCTCCCCTGGCGCAGTGTCGAAGCGAACATCACCCTGCCGTTGCAGGTCGCCCGGCGAACACCGGACCCGCGGGACGTCGCCGAGCTCATCGACCTGGTCGGCCTGTCCGGCTTCGAGAAATCGCGGCCGTCGCGGCTTTCCGGCGGCATGCGGCAGCGAGCCGCGCTGGCCCGCGCGCTGATCAACCACCCGAACCTGCTGCTGCTCGACGAACCGTTCGGCGCGCTCGACGATCTCACCCGGCAGCGGCTGAACTTCGAACTGCAGCGGATGTGGCTGGACCGCGGCACCACGACCGTCCTGGTCACGCACAGCATTTCCGAGGCGGTGCTGCTGTGCGACACCGTCGTGGTGATGAGCCCGCGACCCGGCACGATCTCGAAGGTCGTCACGATCGATCTCCCCCGGCCGCGCACCGCCGCGACGCTGCGCGAACCGAAGTTCCACGAGTTGTGCGACGAATTGTCGGCGGTGCTGTTCGAGAACCCGGCGGGCAGCTGA
- a CDS encoding ABC transporter permease, translating to MPRRTIRRYGGAALAAVIVIALWHLVSLSGPYASVVPSPVELLRQMWSDRGFYGPNIAATISEAAQGFLWGNALAIAAALLTSRYRIMQRVLERFAVTAIALPLVAVAPILSILFSSGTPSVILAAQSVVFLTVASVLLGLRSVSAGSVDVIRAAGGSEWTVLRRARIPAALPNLVGGLQIAAPSALLGAIIGEYLGAEHGLGVAMIQAQGAFQVARLWGLLVVTSLLAAICYAAIPLIAKLLVPALRSVETTLGAAERAAPKPSAARRLLSGGLSLVSTLAVILAAWWGVAILLPGASSIAPAPDRVLPYLLHGHTSLGTTDAESAQALPYMLGQLLRTLGDTGLGLFSGVVLAVLVSIAAFEFKAVESAVLGVSVALRSIPMLAIIPLLALVFGRGLVAVTVLIAVMTFFPTVVNVLLAMRAIPAAAEDILRSAGAPRWQTILRLRIPYALPGLLASVKIAIPVSIGAAMVAEWLSTGSGLGATLTVAAAVYDYDFIWGAVFLILLTSLAAYHLAAAAEARLAARRS from the coding sequence ATGCCCCGGCGCACGATCCGCAGATACGGCGGTGCCGCCCTCGCCGCTGTCATCGTCATCGCCCTGTGGCACCTGGTCTCGTTGTCCGGACCGTACGCCAGCGTCGTTCCGTCACCGGTCGAACTCCTCCGGCAGATGTGGAGCGACCGCGGCTTCTACGGTCCCAACATCGCCGCGACGATCAGCGAAGCGGCGCAAGGGTTCTTGTGGGGCAACGCCCTCGCGATCGCCGCCGCCCTGCTGACGTCCCGGTACCGGATCATGCAACGGGTGCTGGAGCGGTTCGCGGTCACCGCGATCGCGTTGCCTCTGGTCGCCGTCGCGCCGATCCTGTCGATCCTCTTCTCGTCCGGGACGCCGAGCGTGATCCTGGCCGCCCAGTCGGTGGTGTTCCTGACCGTCGCCTCCGTCCTCTTAGGACTCCGGTCCGTCAGTGCCGGCTCGGTCGACGTCATCCGCGCCGCCGGCGGCAGCGAATGGACCGTGCTGCGGCGCGCCCGGATCCCCGCCGCGCTGCCGAATCTGGTCGGCGGCCTGCAGATCGCCGCACCGAGCGCGCTGCTCGGCGCGATCATCGGCGAGTACCTCGGCGCCGAGCACGGCCTCGGCGTGGCGATGATCCAGGCGCAGGGCGCGTTCCAGGTGGCCCGGCTCTGGGGTCTGCTCGTCGTGACGTCGCTGCTCGCCGCGATCTGCTACGCCGCGATCCCGCTGATCGCGAAACTGCTGGTTCCCGCGTTGCGCTCGGTCGAGACGACCCTTGGTGCGGCCGAACGCGCCGCGCCGAAACCGAGTGCGGCCCGGCGACTGCTTAGCGGCGGGCTCAGCCTGGTGAGCACCCTCGCGGTCATCCTCGCCGCTTGGTGGGGCGTGGCGATCCTGCTGCCGGGCGCGTCCTCGATCGCCCCGGCCCCGGACCGCGTCCTCCCCTACCTGCTCCACGGCCACACCTCGCTCGGCACCACGGACGCCGAATCGGCCCAGGCGCTCCCGTACATGCTCGGCCAGTTGCTCCGGACGCTCGGCGACACCGGGCTCGGCCTGTTCTCGGGCGTCGTGCTCGCGGTGCTGGTCTCGATCGCCGCCTTCGAGTTCAAGGCGGTCGAAAGCGCGGTCCTCGGCGTGTCGGTCGCGCTGCGCTCCATTCCGATGCTCGCGATCATCCCGCTGCTCGCCTTGGTTTTCGGCCGGGGTCTGGTGGCGGTCACCGTGCTGATCGCGGTGATGACCTTCTTCCCGACTGTCGTCAACGTCCTGCTGGCCATGCGGGCGATTCCCGCCGCGGCCGAAGACATCCTGCGCTCCGCCGGAGCACCGCGCTGGCAAACGATCCTGCGGCTGCGGATTCCCTATGCCTTGCCGGGGCTTCTCGCGTCGGTCAAGATCGCGATTCCCGTTTCGATCGGCGCCGCGATGGTCGCCGAATGGCTGTCGACCGGCAGCGGCCTCGGCGCGACGCTCACCGTCGCCGCCGCGGTCTACGACTACGACTTCATCTGGGGCGCGGTCTTCCTGATCCTGCTGACCTCGCTCGCGGCGTACCACCTCGCCGCCGCGGCGGAAGCCAGACTGGCCGCCCGCCGCTCCTGA
- a CDS encoding amidohydrolase family protein: MPRTVLTNGRLNGAPEAQTLVIEDGRIAKVLAVPPAEDGEERIDLAGQIVLPGFVDGHAHLDMSLWGEPWVRRTSEAITMEQMFADTLQDWRETTTPSALRGGRFLAECIRHGSTNVRTFANVAPEIGLEGVHGMLEVRAAFAEQVDLEIIAFGQIGVLSHPGTADFLDEALKLGIDGVAGVDPAGIDGDAKASLDTIFGLAGKYGVAVDFHLHETGELGRWLIRQIAERTKALGLQGKVSLCDVFCLAEPWPTPDQLAKTSHVLADAGIAVAVGVHGLLPVPDVRRLAEFGVPMCLGSDSSRSRWSPWGDGDILARAMMLSYKSYFRRDEDLEFALSMTSQRGRAAFGYEKADLAAGDVADLVVLPGEALGELVVLPPPRSLVMKRGKIVARDGVLTQSPSLIR, encoded by the coding sequence ATGCCACGCACCGTGCTGACGAACGGGCGGCTCAACGGAGCCCCGGAGGCACAGACGCTGGTGATCGAGGACGGACGGATCGCGAAGGTCCTCGCCGTGCCGCCCGCCGAGGACGGAGAGGAGCGGATCGACCTGGCCGGCCAGATCGTGCTCCCCGGTTTCGTGGACGGGCACGCCCACCTCGACATGAGCCTGTGGGGCGAACCGTGGGTCCGGCGCACGTCTGAGGCCATCACGATGGAGCAGATGTTCGCCGACACGCTGCAGGACTGGCGGGAAACCACGACGCCCAGCGCGCTGCGCGGCGGCCGGTTCCTCGCCGAATGCATCCGCCACGGGTCGACCAACGTGCGCACTTTCGCCAATGTCGCTCCGGAAATCGGGCTCGAAGGCGTGCACGGGATGCTCGAGGTGCGCGCGGCTTTTGCCGAACAGGTCGATCTGGAGATCATCGCCTTCGGGCAGATCGGCGTCCTCAGCCATCCCGGAACCGCCGACTTCCTCGACGAAGCTCTCAAGCTCGGGATCGACGGGGTCGCCGGAGTCGACCCGGCCGGAATCGACGGGGACGCCAAGGCCTCCCTCGACACCATTTTCGGGCTGGCGGGCAAGTACGGCGTCGCGGTGGACTTCCACCTGCACGAGACCGGAGAACTCGGCCGGTGGCTGATCAGGCAGATCGCCGAACGCACGAAAGCGCTGGGCCTGCAAGGGAAAGTGTCCCTGTGCGACGTCTTCTGCCTCGCCGAGCCCTGGCCGACGCCGGACCAGCTCGCCAAGACCAGCCACGTCCTGGCCGACGCGGGAATCGCCGTCGCGGTCGGCGTGCACGGCCTCCTGCCGGTGCCGGACGTGCGGCGGCTGGCCGAGTTCGGCGTCCCGATGTGCCTCGGTTCGGATTCGTCGCGAAGCCGCTGGTCGCCGTGGGGCGACGGCGACATCCTCGCGCGGGCGATGATGCTGTCGTACAAGTCCTACTTCCGCCGCGACGAGGATCTGGAGTTCGCGCTGTCGATGACTTCCCAGCGGGGGCGGGCTGCTTTCGGTTACGAGAAGGCCGATCTTGCCGCAGGCGATGTCGCCGATCTTGTTGTGCTGCCGGGAGAAGCGCTCGGCGAACTCGTCGTGCTTCCGCCTCCGCGCAGTCTGGTGATGAAGCGGGGAAAGATCGTCGCGCGCGACGGGGTGCTCACGCAAAGTCCTTCCCTGATCAGGTAA
- a CDS encoding IclR family transcriptional regulator C-terminal domain-containing protein produces the protein MTAAGNERDFVQSLERGFAVLLAFDEERTNPTLTELATATNLSRPAVRRLLLTLQRMGYVTSDGPRWSLTPRVLTIGQHYTATRAMIDLAHPHLLRLAEATGESASLAEFDANEAVYVARVPVRRIMSINVAVGTRLPAHATSMGRVLLAWAGPERITRYLEEVPLRAYTARTVTDPAKLRLELSAVRDAGLSVVDGELEEGLLSASAPVRDRTGAVVAALASSTTTGRFAPERLRKETVPVLLETAAAISTDLGYDPRPAPVKRDGFY, from the coding sequence GTGACGGCAGCCGGAAACGAGCGCGACTTCGTGCAGAGCCTGGAGCGCGGGTTCGCCGTGCTCCTCGCCTTCGACGAGGAGCGCACCAACCCCACGCTCACCGAACTCGCGACGGCGACGAACCTGTCGCGTCCGGCGGTGCGCCGCCTGCTGCTGACCCTGCAGCGGATGGGCTACGTGACCAGCGACGGACCTCGCTGGTCGCTCACCCCGCGCGTGCTGACGATCGGCCAGCACTACACGGCGACCCGGGCGATGATCGACCTGGCGCACCCGCACCTGCTGCGGCTGGCCGAGGCGACGGGGGAGTCGGCGTCGCTGGCGGAATTCGACGCCAACGAAGCGGTCTACGTCGCGCGGGTGCCGGTGCGGCGGATCATGAGCATCAACGTCGCGGTCGGCACCCGGCTGCCCGCGCACGCGACCTCGATGGGCCGGGTGCTGCTGGCGTGGGCGGGGCCGGAGCGGATCACCCGCTACCTGGAGGAGGTGCCGCTGCGGGCGTACACCGCGCGCACCGTCACCGATCCGGCGAAGCTGCGGCTCGAACTCTCCGCGGTGCGCGACGCCGGTCTGTCCGTTGTGGACGGAGAGCTGGAGGAGGGACTGCTGTCCGCCTCGGCCCCGGTGCGCGACCGGACCGGGGCGGTCGTCGCGGCGCTCGCCTCGTCGACGACCACCGGGCGGTTCGCCCCGGAACGGCTGCGCAAGGAAACCGTTCCGGTGCTGCTCGAAACCGCGGCGGCGATCAGCACGGACCTCGGGTACGACCCGAGGCCCGCGCCGGTGAAGCGGGACGGCTTCTACTGA
- a CDS encoding flavin reductase family protein encodes MTVPSRELRDAFGRFATGVTVVTCRNDQDAPHGATVNAFTAVSLEPALCQVTLTRQSKACSYLDGAAFAVNVLGADQADTAWHFAGRPADPGPEWAEGPVAPVLVGSAAVYSCRPWRTYDGGDHLIVVGEVVDIAVEDRQPLLFYAGAFRELGPRETGTHWGGSLDCPEAGWFGASTTFTPLRPHAA; translated from the coding sequence ATGACGGTTCCGTCCCGCGAACTGCGCGACGCGTTCGGCCGGTTCGCCACCGGGGTCACCGTGGTGACCTGCCGCAACGACCAGGACGCCCCGCACGGGGCCACGGTCAACGCGTTCACCGCGGTCTCGCTCGAACCCGCGTTGTGCCAGGTCACGCTCACCCGGCAATCGAAGGCCTGCAGCTACCTCGACGGCGCCGCCTTCGCCGTCAACGTGCTCGGCGCGGACCAGGCAGACACCGCCTGGCACTTCGCCGGACGCCCGGCCGATCCCGGGCCAGAGTGGGCCGAAGGGCCGGTCGCGCCGGTCCTGGTCGGCTCCGCCGCGGTGTACTCCTGCCGGCCGTGGCGCACCTACGACGGCGGCGACCACCTGATCGTGGTCGGCGAAGTCGTCGACATCGCCGTCGAAGACCGGCAGCCGCTGCTGTTCTACGCCGGCGCGTTCCGCGAACTCGGCCCCCGCGAGACCGGCACCCACTGGGGCGGCTCGCTCGACTGCCCCGAGGCGGGCTGGTTCGGCGCCTCGACCACGTTCACCCCGCTGCGCCCGCACGCGGCTTGA
- a CDS encoding 4-hydroxyphenylacetate 3-hydroxylase family protein gives MTIQQDRSAAAAPTASAPMTGDEYIQSIQDGREVWIYGERVKDVTTHPAFRNPVRMTARLYDALHSPDTRDALTVPTDTGNGGVTHPFFRSPHTVDDLLADRRAIETWSRMTYGWMGRSPDYKASFLGTLGANSDFYAPFEDNAKRWYKESQEKVLYWNHAIINPPVDRNLPPDEVGDVFMKVEKETDAGLIVSGAKVVATGSAITNYNFIAHYGLPIKKKEFALICTVPMDAPGVKLICRTSYTQQAAVMGSPFDYPLSSRMDENDTIFVFDKVLVPWENVFLYGDIEKINGFFPVSGFIPRFTFHGCIRLATKIDFIAGLLLKALEITGSKDFRGVQTRVGEVVGWRNTFFALADAMARNPDEWTNGTLLPKLDYGLTYRMLMIQAYPRIKEIIESDVASGLIYLNSHSVDFKTPEVRPYLDKYVRGSNGYEAVDRVKVMKALWDAVGSEFGGRHELYERNYSGNHENVKAELLFAAEAQGTTESMKGLAEQCLSEYDLDGWTVPDLIGNDDVSFLKKRGS, from the coding sequence ATGACCATCCAGCAGGACCGCTCCGCGGCCGCCGCCCCCACCGCTTCCGCGCCGATGACCGGCGACGAGTACATCCAGTCCATTCAGGACGGACGCGAGGTGTGGATCTACGGCGAGCGCGTCAAGGACGTCACGACGCACCCGGCCTTCCGCAACCCGGTCCGGATGACCGCCCGGCTGTACGACGCGCTGCACTCGCCCGACACCCGCGACGCGCTCACCGTGCCGACCGACACCGGCAACGGCGGCGTCACGCACCCGTTCTTCCGCAGCCCGCACACCGTCGACGACCTGCTCGCCGACCGCCGGGCGATCGAAACCTGGTCGCGGATGACGTACGGCTGGATGGGCCGCAGCCCGGACTACAAGGCCAGCTTCCTCGGCACGCTCGGCGCGAACTCCGACTTCTACGCGCCGTTCGAGGACAACGCGAAGCGCTGGTATAAGGAGTCGCAGGAGAAGGTCCTGTACTGGAACCACGCGATCATCAACCCGCCGGTCGACCGGAACCTGCCGCCGGACGAGGTCGGCGACGTGTTCATGAAGGTCGAGAAGGAGACCGACGCGGGCCTGATCGTCTCCGGGGCGAAGGTCGTCGCGACCGGTTCGGCCATCACGAACTACAACTTCATCGCCCACTACGGGCTGCCGATCAAGAAGAAGGAGTTCGCGCTCATCTGCACGGTGCCGATGGACGCGCCGGGCGTGAAGCTCATCTGCCGCACCTCCTACACGCAGCAGGCCGCGGTGATGGGCAGCCCGTTCGACTACCCGCTGTCCTCCCGGATGGACGAGAACGACACCATCTTCGTGTTCGACAAGGTGCTCGTGCCGTGGGAGAACGTGTTCCTCTACGGCGACATCGAGAAGATCAACGGGTTCTTCCCGGTCTCCGGCTTCATCCCGCGCTTCACCTTCCACGGCTGCATCCGGCTCGCCACGAAGATCGACTTCATCGCCGGGCTGCTGCTCAAAGCACTGGAGATCACCGGCAGCAAGGACTTCCGCGGCGTGCAGACCCGGGTCGGCGAGGTCGTCGGCTGGCGCAACACGTTCTTCGCGCTCGCCGACGCGATGGCGCGCAATCCGGACGAGTGGACCAACGGGACGCTGCTGCCCAAGCTCGACTACGGCCTCACCTACCGGATGCTGATGATCCAGGCGTACCCGCGCATCAAGGAGATCATCGAATCCGACGTGGCCAGCGGCCTGATCTACCTCAACTCGCATTCGGTCGACTTCAAGACTCCCGAGGTGCGGCCGTACCTGGACAAGTACGTGCGCGGCTCCAACGGCTACGAGGCGGTCGACCGGGTCAAGGTCATGAAGGCGCTGTGGGACGCGGTCGGCTCGGAATTCGGCGGACGGCACGAACTCTACGAGCGCAACTACTCCGGCAACCACGAGAACGTCAAGGCGGAGCTGCTGTTCGCCGCCGAGGCCCAGGGCACCACCGAGTCAATGAAGGGCTTGGCCGAGCAGTGCCTGTCCGAATACGACCTCGACGGCTGGACCGTGCCGGACCTGATCGGCAACGACGACGTCTCGTTCCTCAAGAAGCGGGGTTCTTGA
- a CDS encoding adenylyltransferase/cytidyltransferase family protein has protein sequence MSTVFWHGTAEVPDGWGRSVVALGVFDGLHRGHQRVLERAVRLGRERGAPVVLTTFDPHPATIAGRPRDTRPVATLEHRAELARSHGADEVLVLSFTECLARTSAEDFVADVLMRALHATAVVTGSNFRFGHRGAGDTALLRKLGPACGFTAHAVDLLPGCSSTMVRTLVTTGDLAGAAAVLGRPHRVHGTVEGEIFTPCTTLLPPPGKYWAHTPHGDRTVAVESGLLIADLPDGPTAVDLVGAR, from the coding sequence GTGAGCACTGTTTTCTGGCACGGCACCGCCGAGGTGCCGGACGGCTGGGGCCGGTCCGTCGTGGCGCTCGGCGTTTTCGACGGACTGCACCGCGGTCACCAGCGCGTGCTCGAGCGCGCTGTGCGCCTCGGCCGGGAGCGCGGCGCGCCGGTGGTCCTCACGACCTTCGACCCGCACCCAGCGACGATCGCCGGACGGCCGCGCGACACCAGGCCGGTGGCGACGCTGGAACATCGTGCCGAACTGGCGCGGAGTCACGGTGCCGACGAGGTGCTGGTGCTCTCGTTCACCGAATGCCTCGCGCGGACGTCAGCCGAGGATTTCGTCGCGGACGTTCTGATGCGCGCCCTGCACGCCACCGCTGTGGTCACGGGCAGCAACTTCCGGTTTGGTCATCGCGGAGCCGGGGACACTGCTCTGTTGCGGAAGCTCGGGCCTGCCTGCGGCTTCACCGCACACGCCGTCGACCTGCTTCCTGGTTGTTCCTCGACGATGGTTCGCACGCTGGTCACGACGGGCGATCTTGCTGGTGCCGCAGCGGTTCTCGGCCGTCCGCACCGGGTGCACGGGACTGTCGAAGGGGAAATCTTCACGCCGTGCACCACGTTGTTGCCGCCGCCGGGGAAATATTGGGCGCACACCCCGCACGGCGACCGGACTGTCGCGGTGGAGTCCGGTCTGCTGATCGCCGATTTGCCGGACGGGCCCACGGCGGTGGATCTCGTCGGCGCGAGGTGA
- a CDS encoding beta-class carbonic anhydrase — MSVTDELLANNAAYAANFTGPLPLPPAKHVAVLACMDARLNVYGVLGLTEGDAHVIRNAGGVVTEDEIRSLAISQRLLGTTEIILIHHTDCGMLTFGDDEFRNSIRRETGIKPAWAAEAFTDIEEDVRQSLARIRTSPFIPHQDSVRGFVFDVATGKLAEVR, encoded by the coding sequence ATGTCCGTCACCGACGAGCTTCTGGCCAACAACGCCGCGTACGCCGCGAATTTCACCGGGCCGCTCCCCTTGCCGCCCGCCAAGCACGTCGCGGTGCTCGCTTGCATGGACGCCCGGCTCAACGTCTACGGGGTGCTCGGCCTCACCGAAGGCGACGCGCACGTCATCCGCAACGCGGGCGGCGTCGTCACCGAGGACGAGATCCGTTCTCTCGCCATCAGCCAGCGACTGCTCGGCACCACGGAAATCATTCTGATCCACCACACCGACTGCGGCATGCTCACTTTCGGCGACGACGAATTCCGGAACTCGATCCGGCGGGAAACCGGCATCAAGCCCGCTTGGGCCGCCGAGGCGTTCACCGACATCGAGGAGGACGTCCGCCAGTCCCTCGCGCGGATCCGGACCAGTCCCTTCATTCCGCACCAGGATTCGGTCCGGGGCTTCGTTTTCGACGTCGCCACCGGGAAACTCGCCGAAGTCCGCTAG